The sequence GATCACGAGACGGTGCAGCTGTGTCTGGAGACCCAGGACCGGGTGGACGTGCGGCAGCTGGCCGGGGGCCGTCCGGACGTGCTGCGCGGACCGTTTCTGGAAGGGCTGGCGTTGCCGGGCAGCGACGAATTCCAGGCGTGGCTGACCCTGCAGCGTGAGCTGATGCTCGCTCAGGCCGAGCGAGCCTACGACGCGTCTACACGCGCCGATCTGGCCACTGCCCCGGCACAGGCGGCGGACACCGCACGGCGCTGGGTGGCGCTCGACCCGCTCCACGAGCGCGCGTGGCGCCGCCTGATCCAGGCGCTGCTGAACGCAGGCCAGCGTCACGCGGCCCGGGACGCACTGGAGGCCTGCCGGGCCACGCTCCAGGCAGAGCTGGGGCTCGCTCCGGCGCCGGAGACACTGGCGCTGGAGCGGTTGCTGGTCATGGACGCGCCGGTCGTGGAGGGGCCGGCCCGGACTGCAGACCCGGCCGCGCTGTTCGTGGGCCGGCACCGCGAACTTGAGACCCTGATGGGGGCGTTTCAGCGTGCCCGGCAGGGTGAAGTGGAGGCGGTGATGCTGACTGGCGAACCCGGCATCGGCAAAACCCGCCTGGTGAAGGCCCTGACCGACCGGATTCGAGGTGCTGGAGCGCGGGTCCTGCAGGGCCGGGCGCTCACGACTTCGCCTGCGGCCTTCGGGGTGTGGACCGATCTCCTGCGCGACCCTCAGGCGCTGGCGTCGCTGCCCCAGCTTCGGATCGAGCCCGTCTGGCGGACCCAACTGTCGCGGCTGCTGCCGGAACTGAGCCATGACACGCCTGACCCCGCTCCGGACGTGAACGACGCGCTGCTCTTTGAGGCGCTGGCCCGCACCTGCGTTCAGCTGGCCGGCGACGCGCCGCTGGTGCTGGTGTTCGACGATCTGCACTGGGCGGACCGGCAATCGCTGGAGGCGGCGCAGTACGTCGTTCATCGGCTGGCCCAGACCCGGACGCCGACGCTCCTCATTGGGACCATCCGGTCTGAGGCGCTGGGCCCGGCTGCTCCACTGGGCGCGTGGCTGACCCGCCTGGGCCGCGATGTACCGGTCCAGCACCTGGCCCTGACGCCCCTCTCTGAGCGCGAAAGCGAGGCGCTGGTGGCTGGTGCGGCGGCGGGGGCCGACGTCCGCGAGGTGGCCGCGTGGCTGCATGAGCACAGCCTGGGTCAGCCGCTGTATCTGACCCAGGCGTTGAGGGACCTGCTGGAGCGTGGCGCCATTGATCAGAGCGGTAGCCGGTGGCGGCTTCATGATCCGGAGGGGCTCGGCCCGTTGCCGGGGGTCCGGGCCGTGATCGAGGAGCGCTGTGCCCGGCTGCCACCCGCTGCCCTGGCGGCAGCCCAGGCTTGCGTGGTCCTGGGCGCCCAGGCCACCTTCGACCGGGTCGGGCTGGTGGCGGATCTCAGTGAGGAGCATACGCTCCTGGGGACGGAGGCGCTGCTGCAGGCCGGGCTGATGCTGGAACAAGCGGCGGGCGACGGCGTCCGGTACCGGCCGTCCCACGACCGCATCCGCGAGACGCTGGAAGCCGGGTTGAGCGCGGGGCGAGCCCGTCTGCTGCACCGGCGTGCGCTTCAGGCGCTGGGCAGCCAGGGACCTCCGGATCTGCTGGCGCGCCACGCGCTCCAGGCAGGCCTGCCTGCGCAGGCGAGATGCTGGTTGCGCCGCCACGCCGAAGCAGCGGACCGCCAGGGGTTCGTCAAAGTGAGCCGCGAGGCGCTGGAGCAGGCACTCTCACTGGGCCCAGACGACACTGAGCGGGCCGAACTGCTGCTCCTGCTCGCCGAGGCCTGCGAACGCCAGGGCGATCTCGCTGGGCAGCAGCAGGCGGGGCAGGAAGCCCTCGACATTGCGCGGCGGCTGCACGCTTCGTCCCTGGTGGTGCAGGCACTCAACCGGCTGGCCTGGCTGTGCCAGGAGGACGTGGAGGCAGCCCGGCCGCTCAGTCAGGAAGCGCTGGCGCTCTCCCGGACGCTGGAGGAACCCTCCCTGCTGGTGAGCAGCTTGCAGGGGGTGGCGCGCAGCTACCGTCAGGAGAACCCGCAGCTCGCCATGCAGCTGCAACAGGAAGCGATGGCGCTGCTGAAGCGCCTGGGCGACCCCAAACGTCTGGGCCACGGCCACATGAATATGGCCTACTGCCATGAAGCGCTCGGACAGCGGGAGGCGGCCCTGAGGCACCTGCAGGCCGCTGCTCCCGCCTTCAGGCAGGCTGGCCACGCCCTGCTGGAATCGCTGGCCCTGGGCGAACTGGGCGTGTGGCTGCTGCAGGCGGGGCAGCCCGGCGAAGCTGGACCAGCGCTGCAGCGGGCGGTGGAACTGCGCGAGCGCTCCCGGCCGTTGGCCCCGGTCCTCCGGGCCGTCTGGGCAGCGGCACTGGTCCAGACCCACGGCGCTGAAGCCGGCTGGGCCGTGCTAAGGCCAAGCCTGAGTGAGCCGGCCACAGAGCAGTTCGGGCGCTTCACGCTGTTCTGGGCGGCCGAGTTTCTGCTGGCAGGGGGATGGCCCGAGGAAGCGGTGATCCTGACGGAAACGGCCCTGGCTGGGCCGGCCCTGCCTTCCGAGTTGAGGCAGTTCGCCGCCTCCAGGCTGGCGCAGGCGGTGGCAATGATCCCCCCGGCTGTTCTGGAACACAGCCGAGAGACAGGCCAGCGTCTCACTGTTCAGGAGGGTATAGCCCGCCTCCGGGTCCTGGCTGCAGAGCACCAGCCTGAAGGAAGGCCAAGCAAACCTTGACGAGTGGCTGAGGTGGCGCAATGCTCTCGCACGCCCGCCACGTAAGGCAGGCGTCATCTGCGGTCCATATCCCGAACGGTGCTGCGAGCATGCCGCCTTTTGAAGGACGCAGCGCGATGCCCAGCGACCGATCATGACCAACCCAGGCAGGTCCTGAGGCGCCTCCTGACCGCTCCGAATGGACCCTGTGTGAACAGTTTCATGGAGGTCGCCTGGGCCGTTTCCTCAGGGCTGTCCAGAACGGCTCTGACCGACTTGGCCCAGCTGGGGCCCCAGGCGCACCTATAGATCCACTCTGACGGCCGCGAATTTG comes from Deinococcus sonorensis KR-87 and encodes:
- a CDS encoding ATP-binding protein, whose product is MSVLELRLLGPPELWVDGTLRPLSTRKAVAMLAYLALRPGPQARETLASLLWTDSDPAVARSALRNALSSLRRALGDASERLVTDHETVQLCLETQDRVDVRQLAGGRPDVLRGPFLEGLALPGSDEFQAWLTLQRELMLAQAERAYDASTRADLATAPAQAADTARRWVALDPLHERAWRRLIQALLNAGQRHAARDALEACRATLQAELGLAPAPETLALERLLVMDAPVVEGPARTADPAALFVGRHRELETLMGAFQRARQGEVEAVMLTGEPGIGKTRLVKALTDRIRGAGARVLQGRALTTSPAAFGVWTDLLRDPQALASLPQLRIEPVWRTQLSRLLPELSHDTPDPAPDVNDALLFEALARTCVQLAGDAPLVLVFDDLHWADRQSLEAAQYVVHRLAQTRTPTLLIGTIRSEALGPAAPLGAWLTRLGRDVPVQHLALTPLSERESEALVAGAAAGADVREVAAWLHEHSLGQPLYLTQALRDLLERGAIDQSGSRWRLHDPEGLGPLPGVRAVIEERCARLPPAALAAAQACVVLGAQATFDRVGLVADLSEEHTLLGTEALLQAGLMLEQAAGDGVRYRPSHDRIRETLEAGLSAGRARLLHRRALQALGSQGPPDLLARHALQAGLPAQARCWLRRHAEAADRQGFVKVSREALEQALSLGPDDTERAELLLLLAEACERQGDLAGQQQAGQEALDIARRLHASSLVVQALNRLAWLCQEDVEAARPLSQEALALSRTLEEPSLLVSSLQGVARSYRQENPQLAMQLQQEAMALLKRLGDPKRLGHGHMNMAYCHEALGQREAALRHLQAAAPAFRQAGHALLESLALGELGVWLLQAGQPGEAGPALQRAVELRERSRPLAPVLRAVWAAALVQTHGAEAGWAVLRPSLSEPATEQFGRFTLFWAAEFLLAGGWPEEAVILTETALAGPALPSELRQFAASRLAQAVAMIPPAVLEHSRETGQRLTVQEGIARLRVLAAEHQPEGRPSKP